In the genome of Paenibacillus sp. FSL R5-0766, one region contains:
- a CDS encoding histidine kinase, with the protein MNALIKIPAKSWFNSIFARLIITYLVFVLPLILLGVYLYHWSYDNASQEISLSTERRLNQYVVELNREMEWMELQQFDIVEDRKLNRLAILWDMMDQVERRDTLNYLTERLASFKNSTAYIKNVYVHIPSVGKSISAIQGIDDFNKSSYQYFSSGMQGKGTRFTVKEDALNLSAVRLTGTRGEPPLFVIQVELDTGHFQNELTRLNLYPESSTFLIEDKTGHAITDNHQVSVILANYREHSVKGTLDGFRMKVGDTMYHVSQLHMDSLGLSVATYLPEAIVTKPLSKFYHWAWLFAITSFVAITAYLYSSYKLIHIPLLLLVKRFKKMEGGMLDVPIAHNRKDEFGFLYTRFNLMIENLQSLIDRDFKKTLMMQRAELKQLQSQINPHFLYNSFFILNSLARTGETERIEQFTNMLGEYFRFITRNETDHVKLKLEVEHSRIYTEIQQLRFSRRIKVDFGLLPAEMEHIHVPRLIIQPIIENAYEHSLEKNTDSGLLIIGFTMEGSYAEITVEDNGNELEEQHIQTLQQRLHKDGGTDEMTALINIHRRLVLTYGEGSGLFLSRSELQGLKVTIRIQWKEGENECIDF; encoded by the coding sequence GTGAATGCATTGATCAAAATCCCTGCTAAATCATGGTTTAACAGTATATTTGCGCGATTAATAATCACCTATCTGGTATTTGTGCTCCCTCTTATACTTCTTGGCGTGTATCTGTATCATTGGAGTTATGACAATGCAAGCCAGGAAATATCGTTGTCAACGGAGAGACGGTTGAACCAATATGTCGTGGAATTGAACAGAGAGATGGAATGGATGGAATTACAGCAGTTTGATATTGTTGAGGATCGAAAACTGAATCGTCTGGCCATTCTCTGGGACATGATGGATCAGGTTGAGCGGCGTGATACATTAAATTACCTGACTGAACGACTCGCTTCATTTAAGAATAGCACTGCTTATATCAAAAACGTTTATGTACATATCCCTTCTGTCGGCAAGAGTATATCGGCGATCCAAGGCATCGATGATTTCAATAAAAGTTCATATCAATACTTCAGTTCAGGCATGCAAGGAAAAGGTACACGTTTCACTGTGAAAGAGGACGCCTTGAACTTGAGTGCCGTCAGACTGACAGGCACGAGAGGAGAACCCCCGCTTTTTGTCATTCAAGTGGAGTTGGATACAGGCCATTTTCAAAATGAACTTACACGGCTTAATTTGTATCCGGAGAGTTCAACTTTTCTGATTGAGGACAAAACGGGGCATGCCATCACAGATAACCATCAAGTTAGTGTAATTCTCGCGAATTACCGCGAGCACAGTGTAAAAGGTACACTTGATGGCTTTCGGATGAAGGTGGGGGACACCATGTATCATGTTAGTCAATTGCATATGGACTCCCTGGGCTTATCCGTAGCTACATATCTACCCGAGGCAATTGTTACCAAGCCACTTAGCAAGTTCTATCATTGGGCGTGGCTGTTTGCAATTACATCATTTGTTGCCATCACGGCGTATCTCTATTCAAGTTATAAGTTGATTCACATCCCGTTACTGTTGTTGGTGAAAAGATTCAAAAAAATGGAGGGAGGCATGCTGGATGTCCCCATCGCGCATAATCGAAAGGATGAATTTGGCTTCCTATACACCCGTTTCAATCTAATGATTGAAAATCTTCAATCCCTGATCGACCGAGATTTTAAGAAAACACTGATGATGCAGCGGGCCGAGTTGAAGCAGCTCCAATCCCAGATTAATCCTCATTTTCTGTACAATAGCTTCTTTATTCTGAATTCACTGGCAAGAACCGGGGAAACAGAGCGTATTGAGCAATTCACGAACATGCTCGGAGAGTATTTCAGATTCATCACCCGGAATGAAACAGATCATGTGAAGTTGAAATTGGAAGTTGAACATTCACGAATCTATACAGAGATTCAACAACTACGATTCTCCAGACGAATCAAAGTTGATTTTGGGTTACTACCAGCTGAGATGGAACATATTCACGTTCCCAGACTCATTATTCAACCCATTATTGAGAATGCATATGAACACAGCCTTGAAAAGAATACGGACTCTGGTCTTCTGATTATTGGGTTTACTATGGAAGGTTCATATGCCGAGATCACCGTAGAGGATAATGGTAATGAGTTGGAAGAGCAACACATTCAAACTCTTCAACAACGCTTGCATAAGGACGGAGGTACAGACGAAATGACCGCATTAATAAATATTCATCGACGTCTGGTGCTGACGTATGGAGAAGGAAGTGGGCTTTTTCTATCCAGAAGTGAACTGCAAGGGTTAAAAGTCACAATTCGAATCCAGTGGAAAGAGGGGGAAAACGAATGTATCGACTTTTGA
- a CDS encoding response regulator — protein sequence MYRLLIVDDEEIITDSLYETFARHIPEQLDVCKAYSATEALSWMQRSRIDIVLTDIRMPGMSGLELTERIQASWPNCRVIFLTGHSDFDYAYQAFQMANVRYLLKTEGYDKVMSVVEDVMEEIRQSHSMVELLEHSHKVNSQLALIQQKEYLRKLLQDCTAVIESTVDMQDELSKRDIRLQINLPVYLILGRFNNLPEKGSDLTQIQESVRIIGSSLMNERTVCASVTDHYGDTIWLLQPKQEEEMTNDKLVRFLEGTLELVQEACMVSLGVSIAFSLSSRSCNWSELTKQYERLRLLQWMKIGDGVSMVLTDHRNDLSSDVPKESMRISNRIEIMSGYLETGRIQPFYDIFEELAGELLQQDITMERAMETYYNLALLLHSTINRWGLQQKIPDQRSLLHLGEYTCMKDAVQFLYRAADELVRYKRSNEQERANVVIHSLCSYVKENLEKDLSLVRLAELHHFNPSYLSRFFKQEMGINVSEFIDDCRIRKAKELLQNTNLMVREVALQVGYEAAHSFTRLFKKITGMTPQEYRESLLVR from the coding sequence ATGTATCGACTTTTGATTGTAGATGACGAGGAGATTATTACGGATAGTCTCTATGAAACGTTCGCCAGACATATACCCGAACAGCTTGATGTATGTAAAGCCTACTCTGCAACAGAAGCATTGTCGTGGATGCAGCGTTCGAGAATTGACATTGTTCTAACGGACATCCGCATGCCGGGCATGAGTGGCTTGGAACTGACAGAGCGGATTCAAGCCAGTTGGCCGAATTGTCGCGTCATTTTTCTGACAGGACATAGCGATTTTGATTATGCATATCAAGCTTTTCAGATGGCTAATGTGCGTTACTTGCTCAAAACGGAAGGTTATGACAAGGTGATGTCTGTTGTAGAAGATGTGATGGAAGAGATCCGGCAAAGTCACAGCATGGTTGAGTTGTTGGAACATTCTCATAAAGTTAATTCGCAGCTTGCACTGATTCAGCAAAAAGAGTATTTGCGGAAGCTACTTCAAGACTGTACAGCGGTTATAGAATCTACTGTGGATATGCAGGACGAATTATCCAAACGAGATATAAGATTACAGATCAACTTGCCAGTTTATCTCATACTGGGTCGGTTCAATAATCTGCCAGAAAAAGGTTCGGACCTCACACAAATTCAAGAATCTGTTCGCATTATCGGCTCTTCTCTAATGAATGAGCGTACAGTGTGCGCAAGTGTAACGGACCATTATGGGGATACGATCTGGCTGCTTCAGCCGAAGCAGGAGGAAGAGATGACTAATGATAAACTTGTGCGATTTCTAGAAGGTACCCTGGAACTGGTACAGGAAGCATGTATGGTATCACTCGGCGTATCCATTGCTTTTTCATTAAGCAGTCGAAGCTGCAATTGGTCCGAGTTAACCAAACAATATGAACGTCTGCGATTACTCCAGTGGATGAAAATTGGGGATGGTGTATCCATGGTACTGACGGATCATCGCAATGATCTCTCATCTGATGTACCCAAAGAATCCATGCGAATCTCAAACCGGATCGAGATTATGTCAGGATATTTGGAAACGGGACGAATTCAGCCATTTTACGATATATTTGAGGAGCTTGCAGGAGAACTGCTGCAACAGGATATTACGATGGAACGTGCCATGGAGACATACTACAATCTGGCCTTATTATTACATTCAACGATCAATCGTTGGGGGCTTCAACAGAAGATCCCGGATCAACGAAGCTTGCTGCACTTAGGGGAGTATACATGCATGAAGGATGCAGTACAATTTCTATATCGTGCTGCCGATGAATTGGTCCGCTACAAAAGATCAAATGAACAGGAACGCGCTAACGTTGTCATTCATTCCTTATGCAGTTATGTTAAGGAGAATCTGGAGAAAGACCTTTCTCTGGTGAGATTGGCAGAACTTCATCATTTTAATCCATCCTATCTGTCGCGATTCTTTAAGCAGGAAATGGGAATAAACGTGTCAGAGTTCATTGACGACTGCCGAATACGGAAAGCCAAAGAATTGCTTCAGAACACAAATCTTATGGTACGTGAGGTCGCACTTCAAGTGGGGTACGAAGCTGCCCATTCGTTTACCCGACTTTTTAAGAAAATAACGGGAATGACTCCCCAAGAATACCGGGAATCCCTTTTGGTACGTTAA
- a CDS encoding helix-turn-helix domain-containing protein: MYDILLVDFSRRLCGELQQMLLRSKAQYTIANCVFSSAEALTALSERDFSLVMVHTERFDTAGLWLCNDIRKKSQIPILLMGGRDHFRFVRKALTYQVNDYLPYPVSPSSLLNSLHGLRSHLETDPAHKTSSFFKTPVQMNGKPMHSSHVIRIVKAYVRDHLSDEITLKKISDMLHFNCAYLGQKFKLEEKMSFNDYMLQQRMEKAQQLLSSTNLRIYEIAIEVGYKDIDWFYKKFKAYAGSSPNAYRRQKIHTA; this comes from the coding sequence ATGTATGATATTTTACTTGTGGATTTCAGCCGTCGTTTGTGCGGGGAGTTGCAACAGATGTTGCTACGGAGCAAAGCTCAATATACTATCGCAAATTGTGTGTTCTCATCGGCCGAGGCTTTGACCGCATTGTCAGAACGAGACTTTTCCCTTGTTATGGTACATACAGAGAGGTTTGATACCGCGGGGCTCTGGTTATGCAATGACATTCGAAAAAAAAGTCAGATACCTATCCTCCTGATGGGTGGAAGAGATCACTTCAGGTTTGTACGCAAAGCCTTGACGTATCAGGTAAATGATTACCTCCCGTATCCTGTTAGTCCTTCTTCTTTACTTAACAGTCTGCATGGACTTAGATCCCACCTTGAAACCGACCCGGCACACAAAACGTCGTCGTTCTTCAAAACACCCGTTCAAATGAACGGTAAGCCCATGCACTCCAGTCATGTCATTCGTATCGTTAAGGCCTATGTACGGGATCATCTGAGTGATGAAATCACGCTGAAGAAGATCTCTGACATGCTTCATTTTAACTGTGCGTACCTTGGGCAAAAGTTCAAGCTGGAAGAGAAGATGTCTTTCAATGATTATATGCTCCAGCAACGTATGGAAAAGGCCCAGCAGTTGTTGTCTTCCACGAATCTGCGCATATATGAGATTGCTATTGAGGTAGGTTATAAGGATATAGATTGGTTCTATAAAAAGTTCAAAGCGTATGCCGGATCGAGTCCCAATGCTTATAGAAGACAAAAAATCCACACGGCCTAA
- a CDS encoding extracellular solute-binding protein yields MRKNKFMLLSLVFAVLLVIAACSSAPTAQPEPEKTTPQEEQKPAETEPKNENSTPEMDFDMGGRTIKVVAWWDMEIQGNNPDNIQRLENLEALKKKHNFNIEYVSIDFGEYQEKVVASLMAGEPLGDLVRLGKNYAIPALTKQDLLWPVDDYIKNDKVFNQKTTKEYMQYEGKGYGFTEDQSSFINGIFYNRTLMQELGLKPLQEYVDADEWNWDTFISVAKQANKDRNNDGKLDTWGLAQTGLLEPILYSNEASLTKEDKQNLEDPKTKEALNFLSKLATEKVGRASEGGDWTEPSTFFRQGNTLMYSGAMYEVEGIMTDMQDYDIGFVPFPKGPSASAYHSGESRYQAITIPKAVENPEQLMYIWEKINEIESIYEYPGQSTLETHLTDEADINNAREVAEGMLVLDHNTFPSLPFWDFDGELKEGVSVSTLIEKYKAPFQAAIDEVYK; encoded by the coding sequence ATGAGAAAAAACAAGTTCATGCTACTGAGCCTGGTATTTGCGGTCTTGTTGGTGATTGCTGCATGCAGTTCTGCACCTACCGCTCAACCCGAGCCGGAAAAGACAACACCACAGGAGGAACAAAAACCCGCGGAAACCGAACCCAAGAATGAAAACTCCACGCCAGAAATGGATTTTGACATGGGCGGCAGAACCATCAAGGTTGTTGCTTGGTGGGACATGGAAATACAGGGGAACAACCCGGACAACATTCAACGCCTTGAGAATCTCGAAGCGCTGAAGAAAAAACACAACTTTAATATTGAATATGTTTCCATCGATTTTGGTGAATATCAGGAAAAAGTAGTTGCTTCCCTGATGGCCGGTGAACCGCTTGGCGATCTGGTGAGACTGGGCAAAAACTATGCCATCCCGGCATTGACCAAACAGGATCTGTTATGGCCGGTGGATGATTATATTAAAAACGACAAGGTATTTAATCAGAAAACAACCAAAGAATACATGCAGTATGAAGGCAAAGGTTACGGCTTTACCGAGGACCAGTCCTCGTTTATCAACGGAATTTTCTATAATCGCACACTCATGCAAGAGCTCGGCTTGAAGCCACTTCAAGAGTATGTGGATGCCGATGAGTGGAACTGGGATACCTTCATCAGTGTTGCTAAGCAAGCGAACAAGGATAGAAACAATGATGGCAAGCTAGATACTTGGGGACTCGCTCAAACGGGCTTGCTGGAACCGATTCTGTATTCCAACGAGGCTTCTCTGACCAAAGAGGATAAGCAGAACCTGGAAGATCCAAAAACAAAAGAAGCGTTGAACTTCCTGTCCAAACTGGCTACCGAGAAGGTCGGCAGAGCTTCTGAGGGCGGCGATTGGACAGAGCCATCCACATTCTTCCGTCAAGGTAACACCTTGATGTATTCAGGTGCCATGTACGAAGTCGAAGGCATTATGACGGATATGCAGGACTACGATATTGGTTTTGTACCGTTTCCAAAAGGTCCAAGTGCATCAGCGTATCACTCCGGTGAGTCACGTTACCAAGCGATAACAATTCCAAAAGCGGTAGAGAATCCGGAACAACTGATGTACATCTGGGAGAAAATTAACGAGATCGAGTCGATCTATGAGTACCCGGGACAATCCACACTGGAGACACATCTGACTGATGAAGCAGATATCAACAACGCCAGAGAGGTTGCGGAAGGTATGTTGGTTCTCGACCATAACACATTCCCATCCTTGCCGTTCTGGGATTTTGATGGGGAACTCAAAGAAGGGGTATCCGTATCTACGCTGATCGAGAAATACAAGGCTCCTTTCCAGGCTGCGATTGATGAGGTTTACAAATAA
- a CDS encoding extracellular solute-binding protein encodes MRSRKKKGLILVLVLALVLSIWTLYPSRDRNPGTVHALEDFEAVSGTEDSFSYEHYLTAHDNTAKPDEVVRIEGESYVQAEDGEFEVVQGYAGLDGNAVITPETGTIRWDVPVQVSGLYNIRIHYYPVEGKSSGIERRLELNGKVPFRGADILLFDRVWGNREDNVRQDDRGNELRPRQVEQPEWQLTSFKDSAGYFEEPFQFYFEKGSQKLSLTSLRESMAIDYIELYQESEVPSYAELEQTYASLGLKQAAPFMLKVQGEEAVSKSSPTLAPISDRSSPSLEPYNVSKIRMNAIGGINWKLPGEWIEWEIDVPEDGLYQLALKVKQDQLRGIYATRSLTINGEVPFKEMKRIRFNYSPAWQTQVLGSGEDQPYQFHLEKGKHRIRMTVTLGDIAPLLRTVESSVLELNEMYRKILMITSNSPDPLRDYQLERRIPEMTEVFERQADTLRSVADYLEKATGEQSDKVAVLHAMVLQLEDMAARPETVPKRLDTFKINVGGLGTWILSVREQPITLDYLVVSPPGESLPKAEASTVQQVKHELGAYVASYTEDYDSIGNVEQKKDAITVWITTGRDQAQVLKGMIDDSFTPDTDVSVQLRLVPPNILLPATLSGEGPDVAMQMGEDIPVNYAMRNATADLSQFPDFEEISGRFRESGLTPYRYNDGVYALPEQQHFPMLFYRKDILNELGLEPPKTWQDVYNAIAVLQKHNMEFYLPIEDTLNNANLVPNSTFAMLLYQNDGTFYTEDQKKSALDSEISMDAFKRWTQFYTNYKFPLKADFPNRFRTGEMPIGIADYTTYNMLTVMAPEIRNLWDFTIVPGTQLPDGSIRHEVASATSAVMMLENADNKEAAWKFMKWWTDDQTQIEYGREMEGLMGAAARYPTANIEALKQLPWPVKDYQNLEKQWEWVQGIPQLPGGYFTGRHLDNAFRKVVNANENPREALSDYVLYIDDEIELKRKEFNLK; translated from the coding sequence ATGCGGTCACGTAAGAAAAAGGGACTAATCCTGGTGCTTGTCCTGGCCTTGGTGCTCTCCATATGGACACTATATCCATCGCGGGATCGTAATCCGGGAACGGTACATGCGCTTGAGGACTTTGAGGCGGTATCGGGAACCGAGGATTCATTCAGTTATGAGCATTATCTGACTGCTCATGACAATACGGCCAAACCGGATGAAGTTGTACGCATCGAAGGCGAATCTTATGTTCAGGCAGAGGATGGGGAATTCGAGGTTGTGCAAGGGTACGCCGGATTAGACGGAAATGCCGTAATTACGCCGGAAACTGGAACCATTCGCTGGGATGTTCCCGTTCAAGTGAGCGGTTTGTACAACATTCGCATTCACTATTATCCCGTAGAAGGCAAAAGCTCCGGGATCGAACGCAGGCTTGAGCTTAATGGTAAGGTCCCGTTCAGAGGGGCCGATATTCTTCTGTTTGACAGGGTATGGGGGAATCGCGAGGACAACGTCCGGCAGGACGATCGTGGCAACGAGCTTAGACCAAGACAAGTGGAGCAGCCCGAATGGCAGCTGACTTCCTTCAAGGACAGCGCAGGGTACTTCGAGGAACCGTTTCAATTTTATTTTGAAAAAGGCAGTCAGAAGTTATCGCTTACTTCATTAAGAGAAAGCATGGCAATCGATTATATCGAGCTGTACCAAGAAAGCGAAGTTCCTTCCTATGCAGAGCTGGAGCAGACCTATGCCTCACTCGGCTTGAAACAAGCCGCTCCTTTCATGTTGAAAGTTCAGGGGGAGGAAGCTGTCAGCAAATCATCTCCTACACTGGCACCAATCTCGGACAGATCAAGCCCTTCACTCGAGCCTTATAATGTATCGAAAATTCGGATGAACGCCATCGGGGGCATTAACTGGAAGCTGCCGGGCGAATGGATAGAATGGGAAATTGACGTACCTGAAGACGGACTGTATCAACTGGCGCTTAAGGTGAAGCAGGATCAATTGCGTGGCATCTATGCCACCCGCAGTCTGACGATAAACGGTGAGGTTCCGTTTAAGGAAATGAAACGCATTCGATTTAACTACAGCCCGGCCTGGCAAACTCAGGTCTTGGGTTCGGGAGAAGATCAGCCATATCAGTTTCATCTGGAAAAAGGAAAACACCGAATCCGAATGACGGTTACACTTGGCGACATAGCTCCGCTGCTTCGGACCGTGGAATCCAGCGTGCTGGAACTGAATGAGATGTATCGCAAAATATTAATGATCACCTCCAACAGTCCGGACCCACTGCGGGATTACCAGCTGGAACGACGTATTCCGGAGATGACGGAGGTGTTTGAACGACAAGCTGACACCTTGCGCTCCGTTGCAGATTACCTGGAAAAAGCCACGGGTGAGCAAAGTGACAAAGTGGCCGTACTTCACGCCATGGTATTGCAGCTTGAAGATATGGCGGCCAGACCAGAGACGGTTCCCAAACGGCTGGATACGTTCAAAATTAACGTAGGTGGTCTCGGCACATGGATTCTATCGGTACGTGAACAGCCGATTACGTTGGATTACCTTGTCGTATCTCCGCCGGGTGAATCGTTGCCAAAAGCGGAAGCGAGCACCGTCCAGCAGGTGAAGCACGAACTGGGCGCATATGTTGCCTCGTATACCGAAGATTACGACAGCATTGGTAACGTGGAACAAAAGAAAGATGCCATCACCGTATGGATCACAACCGGACGAGATCAGGCCCAAGTACTGAAAGGTATGATCGACGATTCGTTTACCCCGGATACGGATGTGTCCGTGCAGTTACGTCTCGTTCCGCCTAATATTTTGCTGCCCGCAACACTCTCGGGGGAAGGACCGGATGTAGCCATGCAGATGGGCGAAGACATTCCGGTGAACTATGCGATGAGGAATGCAACGGCGGATCTGAGCCAGTTCCCCGATTTCGAGGAAATTTCGGGCAGGTTCCGTGAAAGCGGATTGACGCCATACCGCTACAACGACGGGGTATATGCCCTTCCGGAGCAGCAGCATTTTCCAATGCTCTTTTACCGCAAAGATATTCTGAATGAACTGGGCCTCGAACCGCCAAAAACGTGGCAAGACGTATATAACGCCATCGCCGTGCTGCAGAAGCATAACATGGAGTTTTATCTGCCGATTGAGGATACGCTGAACAATGCCAACCTGGTTCCGAATTCAACCTTTGCGATGTTGTTGTATCAGAATGACGGAACGTTCTACACCGAAGACCAGAAAAAAAGTGCGCTGGATTCGGAGATTTCAATGGACGCGTTCAAACGCTGGACGCAATTTTATACCAATTACAAGTTTCCGCTCAAAGCCGACTTTCCGAACCGGTTCCGTACCGGGGAAATGCCGATCGGAATTGCTGATTACACCACGTATAACATGCTGACGGTTATGGCTCCGGAAATCCGCAATCTCTGGGACTTTACGATTGTTCCGGGTACACAGCTTCCGGATGGGTCCATACGGCATGAAGTGGCCAGCGCGACGAGCGCGGTGATGATGCTCGAAAATGCTGACAACAAGGAAGCGGCGTGGAAGTTCATGAAGTGGTGGACTGATGATCAGACCCAGATTGAATACGGGAGAGAAATGGAAGGTCTTATGGGAGCGGCTGCCCGTTACCCAACGGCCAATATCGAAGCCTTGAAGCAATTGCCTTGGCCTGTGAAGGATTATCAAAATCTCGAGAAACAATGGGAATGGGTACAGGGAATCCCGCAGCTTCCTGGAGGTTATTTCACGGGACGACATCTGGACAACGCCTTCCGCAAGGTGGTCAATGCAAATGAAAATCCGCGTGAAGCCTTATCGGACTATGTATTGTACATTGATGATGAAATTGAGTTGAAACGCAAGGAATTTAATCTGAAATAG